A window from Vigna angularis cultivar LongXiaoDou No.4 chromosome 7, ASM1680809v1, whole genome shotgun sequence encodes these proteins:
- the LOC108337369 gene encoding mitochondrial import inner membrane translocase subunit TIM10, with protein sequence MAANSSPSAFEKEQIFGMAEKEMEYRVELFNKMTQTCFKKCVDERYKESELNMGENSCIDRCVSKYWQVNNLIGQLLGSGKPPM encoded by the exons ATGGCTGCGAATAGCTCACCTTCTGCCTTTGAAAAAGAGCAG ATATTTGGAATGGCTGAAAAGGAGATGGAATATAGGGTCGAATTATTCAACAA GATGACCCAGACCTGTTTCAAAAAGTGTGTTGACGAAAG GTACAAGGAGTCTGAGCTAAATATGGGTGAAAATAGTTGCATTGACCGCTGTGTTTCTAAATACTGGCAA GTGAATAATCTAATTGGTCAACTGCTTGGTTCTGGGAAGCCTCCGATGTAA
- the LOC108338479 gene encoding uncharacterized protein LOC108338479: MGMVVVISLPFIIFCFLLGFGCFFFGKARGRREMQSNPQVYGMPAPPPGASPVKPENTHNV; the protein is encoded by the coding sequence ATGGGTATGGTGGTTGTGATCTCTCTCCCTTTCATAATCTTCTGCTTCCTTCTTGGATTTGGATGTTTCTTTTTTGGAAAAGCAAGAGGAAGGAGAGAGATGCAGAGCAACCCACAAGTTTATGGAATGCCAGCTCCACCCCCAGGCGCTTCTCCTGTCAAGCCAGAAAACACTCATAATGTTTGA
- the LOC108338478 gene encoding protein NOI4-like, translating into MAEKGKPLPKFGEWDVTDPSSANDFSVIFNKARNERKYGTKVSLPPKRRNSPNYNAHDALRKSHYICRAMRRLFSS; encoded by the exons ATGGCG GAGAAGGGTAAACCATTGCCTAAGTTTGGGGAATGGGATGTGACCGATCCATCATCGGCTAATGATTTCTCTGTAATCTTCAACAAAGCCAGGAATGAGAGGAAGTATGGTACTAAGGTCAGTTTACCCCCTAAGCGTCGCAATTCACCAAACTACAACGCTCATGATGCACTTCGCAAATCCCATTAT ATCTGCAGAGCCATGAGGAGGCTTTTCAGTTCATGA
- the LOC108336485 gene encoding multiple RNA-binding domain-containing protein 1-like, which yields MHLLYNKKTIIIHNQGAVTLRRAQSESRRSAGEHDEHANQANGARPANGEREPGERRVRKPANEARRRPKLKNDFLFDYTELKNRVCREFDNLGRNPCLITVSKCNRVMSRICMKNLLKHVAEDELREFFSEKGIITDVKLMRTKDGKSRQFAFTGYRTEKEAHEAIRYFNNSFLRTSKITCEVARKLGMKIFLVHGVAIRRKKTTKGLCRMWGNLAKGWKENLKNGVDVDDPQLPDFLQVMQPRVNSKMWANDTSGLTSVGNNRAVSNKDNEGASVSTDDSGSLEDGFLDISEPSGKSHEPDRDEVISYMDYFKSRVTKEWSDSESSHEDNHGNDDNDASSNDNDDKDDNSSVNEDGKRSHPRNHAREVDVEGKEDTSREKVTHEKSQLNVIEHGSRLSKTEDVKGVFESCRLFVRNLPYTTTEEELEEHFSHIGSISQIKSLRLPMKFGSHRGFAFVEYVTQQEAQNALKALSSTHLYGRRLVIERAKEGESLEELRARTASQFSDNHNGFQAIKLSKKRKDVDILDEGKMKFGRFDD from the exons aTGCATTTGCTTTATAATAAGAAAACTATTATAATCCATAATCAGGGGGCTGTAACGTTACGCAGAGCTCAAAGCGAAAGCAGGAGGAGCGCGGGCGAGCACGACGAGCACGCGAACCAGGCGAACGGAGCGCGACCAGCGAACGGCGAGCGCGAACCAGGCGAACGGCGAGTCCGAAAGCCAGCCAACGAAGCGCGACGGCGCCCTAAACTCAAAAACGACTTCCTCTTCGATTACACCGAACTCAAAAACCGAGTTTGCCGCGAGTTTGATAACCTTGGTCGTAACCCTTGCTTGATTACTGTTTCAAAGTGCAATCGCGTGAT GTCGAGGATTTGTATGAAGAATCTTCTTAAACATGTTGCGGAGGATGAACTACGGGAATTCTTTTCTGAGAAAGGAATAATCACTGACGTCAAGCTCATGCGTACCAA AGATGGTAAGAGTAGGCAATTCGCGTTTACAGGGTATCGAACAGAAAAGGAAGCTCATGAAGCCATTCGATATTTCAATAATTCTTTCCTTCGCACATCTAAAATTACATGTGAG GTAGCTCGAAAACTTGGGATGAAAATCTTCCTCGTCCATGGAGTCGCCATTCGAAGAAAAAAGACGACAAAGGGACTGTGCCGGATGTGGGGAAACCT AGCTAAGGGCTGGAAAGAAAATTTGAAGAATGGTGTGGATGTTGATGACCCACAGCTTCCGGATTTTCTTCAGGTCATGCAGCCTCGGGTTAACTCTAAGATGTGGGCAAATGATACTTCCGGTTTGACCAGTGTTGGCAACAACAGAGCAGTCTCAAATAAGGATAATGAAGGTGCATCAGTTTCAACTGATGACAGTGGCTCATTGGAAGATGGATTTCTGGATATTTCCGAACCCAGTGGCAAGTCACATGAGCCTGACCGTGATGAGGTCATTTCATATATGGATTATTTCAAGAGTAGGGTGACAAAAGAGTGGTCTGATTCtgaaagtagtcacgaagataATCACGGCAATGATGATAATGATGCCTCATCTAATGACAATGATGACAAAGATGATAATAGTAGTGTTAATGAAGATGGAAAAAGAAGTCATCCAAGAAATCATGCTCGAGAGGTAGACGTAGAGGGCAAAGAAGATACTAGTAGAGAGAAGGTTACCCATGAAAAATCTCAACTAAATGTGATTGAGCATGGGAGCCGATTATCAAAAACAGAAGATGTGAAAGGAGTTTTTGAGTCCTGTCGGTTGTTTGTCCGTAATCTTCCATACACGACCAC TGAGGAGGAACTGGAAGAACATTTCAGTCACATTGGTAGTATCTCACAG ATTAAAAGCTTAAGGTTGCCAATGAAGTTTGGAAGCCATAGAGGCTTTGCTTTTGTAGAGTATGTTACTCAGCAGGAGGCACAAAATGCTCTCAAAGCACTTTCAAGCACCCATCTCTATGGGAGACGTCTG GTGATAGAGAGAGCGAAAGAAGGTGAGAGTTTGGAAGAACTGCGAGCACGAACAGCTTCTCAATTTAGTGACAACCACAATGGATTTCAAGCTATTAAATTATCCAAGAAAAGAAAGGACGTTGACATCTTAGATGAAGGGAAGATGAAGTTTGGAAGATTTGATGACTAA
- the LOC108337852 gene encoding acetyl-CoA acetyltransferase, cytosolic 1, with protein sequence MAPAAAASSDYIKPRDVCIVGVARTPMGGFLGTLSSLSATKLGSIAIEAALKRANVDPSLVEEVIFGNVLSANLGQAPARQAALGAGIPNSVVCTTVNKVCASGMKATMLAAQSIQLGTNDVVVAGGMESMSNVPKYLAEARKGSRLGHDSLVDGMLKDGLWDVYKDVGMGVCAELCADNHAFTREDQDNYAIQSFERGIAAQDSGAFKWEIVPVEVSGGRGKPSTVVDRDEGIGKFDAAKLRKLRPSFKETGGSVTAGNASSISDGAAALVLVSGEKALKLGLQVIAKITGFADAAQEPELFTTAPSLAIPKAISNSGLEASQIDFYEINEAFAVVALANQKLLGLNSEKVNVHGGAVALGHPLGCSGARILVTLLGVLKQKNGKYGVGGICNGGGGASALVVELL encoded by the exons ATGGCGCCAGCAGCTGCAGCTTCTTCAGATTACATAAAACCCCGAG ATGTTTGCATTGTTGGTGTTGCACGTACGCCGATGGGTGGATTTCTTGGTACTCTGTCATCTCTATCTGCCACTAAGCTAGGCTCTATAGCCATTGAAG CTGCTCTTAAAAGGGCTAATGTTGATCCATCCCTTGTGGAAGAAGTAATTTTCGGAAATGTTCTTAGTGCTAATTTGGGGCAAGCTCCTGCAAGACAAGCTGCTCTCGGAGCAGGAATACCCAATTCAGTAGTCTGCACTACTGTTAACAAAGTTTGTGCATCAGGAATGAAGG CTACAATGCTTGCAGCCCAGAGTATTCAATTAGGCACAAATGATGTTGTTGTGGCTGGTGGTATGGAAAGCATGTCTAATGTACCTAAGTACCTGGCTGAAGCAAG GAAAGGATCGCGCCTTGGGCATGATTCACTTGTTGATGGGATGTTGAAAGATGGGTTATGGGATGTCTATAAGGATGTTGGGATGGGAGTGTGTGCTGAGCTATGTGCAGATAACCATGCATTTACAAGAGAAGACCAG GACAACTATGCGATTCAGAGTTTTGAACGTGGAATTGCTGCCCAAGATAGTGGTGCCTTTAAATGGGAAATTGTTCCAGTTGAAGTCTCTGGTGGAAGGGGAAAACCTTCAACAGTTGTTGATAGGGATGAAGGCATAGGAAAG TTTGATGCTGCCAAGTTACGCAAACTTCGTCCAAGTTTCAAGGAGACCGGAGGTTCTGTTACTGCTGGCAATGCTTCCAGCATAAG TGATGGTGCTGCTGCATTAGTTTTGGTGAGTGGAGAGAAGGCACTGAAGCTTGGGCTTCAAGTTATTGCAAAAATCACTGGATTTGCTGACGCTGCTCAG GAACCAGAGTTATTTACGACGGCTCCATCCCTTGCCATTCCCAAAGCCATTTCCAATTCAGGGTTGGAGGCTTCACAAATTGACTTTTACGAAATTAATGAAGCTTTTGCG GTTGTGGCTCTTGCAAACCAAAAACTTCTTGGACTAAATTCG GAAAAAGTAAATGTACATGGTGGAGCTGTTGCACTGGGTCATCCTCTTGGTTGCAGTGGTGCTCGCATTCTGGTGACGCTTTTGGGG GTATTGAAGCAGAAGAATGGGAAGTACGGAGTCGGTGGCATTTGCAACGGAGGAGGTGGTGCATCTGCCCTTGTTGTTGAGCTTTTGTAA
- the LOC108337153 gene encoding transmembrane emp24 domain-containing protein p24beta2, whose protein sequence is MRLPSLRHALVFVLIGALWNLQRSEGIRFVIDRDECFSHDVKYEGDTVHVSFVVIKADSPWHYGDEGVDLVVKGPSGEQIQDFRDKTSDKFDFVAHKSGVHKFCFTNKSPYHETVDFDVHVGHFSYFEQHAKDEHFTPLLEQIGKLEEALYNIQFEQHWLEAQTDRQAIVNDAMSRRAVHKAIFESAALIGASAIQVYLLQRLFERKLGTSRV, encoded by the exons ATGAGATTACCATCGTTGAGGCATGCTTTGGTGTTCGTGTTAATTGGGGCATTGTGGAACTTGCAGAGGTCGGAGGGTATTCGATTTGTGATAGACAGGGACGAGTGTTTCTCCCATGATGTCAAGTACGAGGGTGACACTGTTCATGTCTCTTTCGTTGTTATCAAGGCTGATTCTCCCTGGCATTATGGCGACGAAGGTGTCGATCTCGtg GTAAAGGGTCCCTCTGGTGAGCAAATTCAAGATTTTCGGGACAAGACCAGTGACAAGTTTGACTTCGTGGCTCACAAATCAGGGGTTCATAAGTTCTGCTTCACCAACAAGTCTCCTTATCATGAAACTGTCGATTTTGATGTACATGTTGGACACTTCTCTTACTTTGAGCAGCATGCAAAAGATG AGCATTTTACCCCCTTGCTGGAGCAAATAGGAAAGTTGGAGGAAGCTCTATACAACATTCAGTTTGAACAGCATTGGTTAGAGGCTCAGACTGATCGCCAAGCAATAG TGAACGATGCAATGAGCCGAAGAGCAGTACACAAGGCAATTTTTGAATCAGCCGCACTGATTGGGGCTAGTGCGATTCAAGTCTACCTTCTACAGCGATTGTTTGAACGAAAACTGGGTACCTCAAGAGTTTAG